A region of Vigna radiata var. radiata cultivar VC1973A chromosome 6, Vradiata_ver6, whole genome shotgun sequence DNA encodes the following proteins:
- the LOC106763765 gene encoding uncharacterized protein LOC106763765 isoform X4 has product MTRVKAQTTVFPFCSPSPPLSLLLFIHFLHLPIPIANKNITYIHTYKMNNNFRVTRTPEETPTTSSTFLNPIQGIREIESTMAAEWTDEKHSMYIKSIEASFVNQLYDSKQMRTSFPCKGTSCDPATTSGQFKVLRGGCWQKINFERVNPQTSRINHCHDLTENPWIQHYRSSSKQRSTVAPSLQESVSTSSKVADLGQRKGIPSGSGHLHLCESRVCHKDMLSSDTEMSGQNFVDDEVKGKKQNKKSKVKRQRSLTDAKDNDQGAK; this is encoded by the exons ATGACACGTGTAAAAGCGCAGACAACTGTATTCCCTTTTTGTTCACCATCACCGCCCCTTTCTCTCCTCTTATTCATTCATTTCCTTCACCTTCCAATTCCCATTGCAAACAAAAATATCACATACATACATACCTATAAGATGAACAACAATTTCAGAGTAACAAGAACGCCAGAAGAAACTCCAACCACTTCTTCCACCTTCCTCAACCCGATTCAG GGCATTAGAGAGATAGAATCCACAATGGCTGCAGAGTGGACAGATGAGAAACACAGCATGTATATCAAGTCTATAGAAGCATCTTTTGTTAATCAGTTATATGATTCTAAGCAAATGAGGACTTCCTTTCCCTGCAAAGGAACTTCCTGTGACCCTGCTACCACTTCTGGCCAG TTCAAGGTACTTCGTGGCGGGTGTTGgcaaaaaatcaattttgaaagaGTGAATCCGCAAACGAGTAGGATTAACCACTGTCATGATTTGACGGAAAATCCATGGATTCAGCACTATCGATCTTCAAGCAAACAGAGAAGCACAGTTGCTCCATCCCTTCAAGAAAGTGTCAGTACCTCAAGCAAAGTTGCTGATTTAGGCCAAAGGAAAGGAATTCCCTCTGGGTCAGGACATCTTCATTTGTGTGAATCTCGTGTCTGCCATAAAGATATGCTTTCTAGTGACACAG AGATGTCAGGCCAGAACTttgttgatgatgaagtgaaAGGCAAAAAGCAGAATAAAAAAAGCAAAGTGAAACGACAAAGATCTTTAACTGATGCAAAAGACAATGATCAg GGGGCAAAATAA
- the LOC106765142 gene encoding serine/threonine-protein kinase tricorner isoform X1 — protein MDGYDGTVRLGAINLRHDRADLDSGPDVSVSSPVTRQKAAAAKQFIENHYKNYLQGLQDRKDRRRALQRKVQESQIPVEEKEEMMRNLERRETEYMRIQRRKIGIDDFEQLTVIGKGAFGEVRLCRAKSTGEIFAMKKLKKSEMLSRGQVEHVRSERNLLAEVDSRCIVKLHYSFQDSDFLYLIMEYLPGGDIMTLLMREDILSEDVARFYIAESILAINSIHQHNYVHRDIKPDNLILDKNGHLKLSDFGLCKPLDDKYSTILLENEDLTSQESTSETEGYSASPWLMPKEQLQQWKRNRRALAYSTVGTLDYMAPEVLLKKGYGIECDWWSLGAIMYEMLIGYPPFCSDDPRMACRKIVNWKTCLKFPEEPKISVEAKDLIFRLLCDVDSRLGTRGVEEIKAHPWFKGVQWDMLYELEAAYKPTVTGDLDTQNFEKFPEVDGPPSVTATVGPWRKMLTSKDNNFIGYTFKKSDILTSLESSDVDIREKGSSKAPSLITLLGRIDLQDTVIPESDQKPEA, from the exons ATGGACGGTTACGACGGAACCGTGAGGCTCGGCGCCATTAACCTCAGGCACGATCGCGCCGATTTGGACTCCGGCCCCGACGTTTCCGTCTCCTCGCCGGTCACGCGGCAGAAAGCCGCCGCCGCCAAGCAGTTCATAGAGAATCATTACAAGAACTATCTCCAAGGATTGCAGGATCGCAAAGACAG ACGCAGGGCGCTGCAGAGgaaagtgcaagaatctcagATACCGGTTGAGGAGAAGGAGGAAATGATGAGGAACTTGGAGCGCCGAGAAACTGAGTACATGAGGATTCAGAGACGTAAAATTGGAATTGACGACTTCGAACAATTGACGGTGATTGGGAAAGGTGCTTTTGGTGAG GTGAGGCTATGTCGTGCTAAAAGTACGGGAGAGATTTTTGCcatgaagaaattgaagaaatcaGAAATGCTTAGTCGCGGACAG GTGGAACATGTTCGATCCGAGAGAAACTTGCTGGCAGAGGTTGATAGCAGATGCATAGTAAAACTCCATTATTCATTCCAAGATTCGGATTTCCTTTATCTCATCATGGAATATTTACCTGGTGGTGACATTATGACATTGTTAATGAGAGAAGATATTCTTTCTGAAGACGTTGCTCGCTTCTACATCGCTGAAAGCATTCTTGCTATTAACTCTATACATCAACACAACTATGTACATAG GGATATTAAACCAGATAACCTGATACTGGACAAAAATGGTCATTTGAAGCTTTCGGACTTTGGCTTATGTAAGCCTCTTGACGATAAGTATTCAACGATTTTATTGGAAAATGAAGATCTTACCAGTCAAGAATCAACCAGTGAAACTGAAGGATATTCTGCTTCTCCTTGGTTGATGCCAAAGGAGCAATTACAGCAGTGGAAACGTAACCGACGAGCATTG GCGTACTCAACTGTTGGAACTCTTGATTATATGGCACCTGAAGTTTTGCTCAAGAAGGGCTATGGAATAGAATGTGATTGGTGGTCTCTTGGGGCAATTATGTATGAGATGCTTATTGGGTATCCTCCATTTTGTTCTGACGATCCAAGGATGGCCTGCCGTAAG ATTGTTAACTGGAAAACATGCCTGAAATTCCCAGAAGAACCTAAGATATCAGTAGAAGCAAAGGATTTGATCTTTCGCTTACTATGTGATGTGGACTCAAGACTAGGAACGAGAGGAGTAGAAGAAATAAAG GCTCATCCATGGTTCAAGGGTGTTCAGTGGGACATGCTTTATGAATTAGAGGCTGCTTATAAACCTACAGTCACTGGGGATTTAGATactcaaaattttgagaagTTTCCTGAA GTAGATGGCCCACCATCCGTAACAGCAACTGTTGGACCTTGGCGGAAg ATGCTGACATCCAAAGATAACAATTTCATTGGATATACTTTTAAGAAGTCAGACATTCTTACATCTCTTGAAAGTTCGG ATGTAGATATCAGAGAAAAGGGATCATCAAAAGCTCCTTCATTGATTACCTTGTTAG GTCGGATTGATTTGCAAGATACTGTCATACCAGAATCTGACCAGAAGCCAGAAGCTTGA
- the LOC106765142 gene encoding serine/threonine-protein kinase tricorner isoform X2, whose translation MDGYDGTVRLGAINLRHDRADLDSGPDVSVSSPVTRQKAAAAKQFIENHYKNYLQGLQDRKDRRRALQRKVQESQIPVEEKEEMMRNLERRETEYMRIQRRKIGIDDFEQLTVIGKGAFGEVRLCRAKSTGEIFAMKKLKKSEMLSRGQVEHVRSERNLLAEVDSRCIVKLHYSFQDSDFLYLIMEYLPGGDIMTLLMREDILSEDVARFYIAESILAINSIHQHNYVHRDIKPDNLILDKNGHLKLSDFGLCKPLDDKYSTILLENEDLTSQESTSETEGYSASPWLMPKEQLQQWKRNRRALAYSTVGTLDYMAPEVLLKKGYGIECDWWSLGAIMYEMLIGYPPFCSDDPRMACRKIVNWKTCLKFPEEPKISVEAKDLIFRLLCDVDSRLGTRGVEEIKAHPWFKGVQWDMLYELEAAYKPTVTGDLDTQNFEKFPEVDGPPSVTATVGPWRKMLTSKDNNFIGYTFKKSDILTSLESSGIPEEDTPKINTLG comes from the exons ATGGACGGTTACGACGGAACCGTGAGGCTCGGCGCCATTAACCTCAGGCACGATCGCGCCGATTTGGACTCCGGCCCCGACGTTTCCGTCTCCTCGCCGGTCACGCGGCAGAAAGCCGCCGCCGCCAAGCAGTTCATAGAGAATCATTACAAGAACTATCTCCAAGGATTGCAGGATCGCAAAGACAG ACGCAGGGCGCTGCAGAGgaaagtgcaagaatctcagATACCGGTTGAGGAGAAGGAGGAAATGATGAGGAACTTGGAGCGCCGAGAAACTGAGTACATGAGGATTCAGAGACGTAAAATTGGAATTGACGACTTCGAACAATTGACGGTGATTGGGAAAGGTGCTTTTGGTGAG GTGAGGCTATGTCGTGCTAAAAGTACGGGAGAGATTTTTGCcatgaagaaattgaagaaatcaGAAATGCTTAGTCGCGGACAG GTGGAACATGTTCGATCCGAGAGAAACTTGCTGGCAGAGGTTGATAGCAGATGCATAGTAAAACTCCATTATTCATTCCAAGATTCGGATTTCCTTTATCTCATCATGGAATATTTACCTGGTGGTGACATTATGACATTGTTAATGAGAGAAGATATTCTTTCTGAAGACGTTGCTCGCTTCTACATCGCTGAAAGCATTCTTGCTATTAACTCTATACATCAACACAACTATGTACATAG GGATATTAAACCAGATAACCTGATACTGGACAAAAATGGTCATTTGAAGCTTTCGGACTTTGGCTTATGTAAGCCTCTTGACGATAAGTATTCAACGATTTTATTGGAAAATGAAGATCTTACCAGTCAAGAATCAACCAGTGAAACTGAAGGATATTCTGCTTCTCCTTGGTTGATGCCAAAGGAGCAATTACAGCAGTGGAAACGTAACCGACGAGCATTG GCGTACTCAACTGTTGGAACTCTTGATTATATGGCACCTGAAGTTTTGCTCAAGAAGGGCTATGGAATAGAATGTGATTGGTGGTCTCTTGGGGCAATTATGTATGAGATGCTTATTGGGTATCCTCCATTTTGTTCTGACGATCCAAGGATGGCCTGCCGTAAG ATTGTTAACTGGAAAACATGCCTGAAATTCCCAGAAGAACCTAAGATATCAGTAGAAGCAAAGGATTTGATCTTTCGCTTACTATGTGATGTGGACTCAAGACTAGGAACGAGAGGAGTAGAAGAAATAAAG GCTCATCCATGGTTCAAGGGTGTTCAGTGGGACATGCTTTATGAATTAGAGGCTGCTTATAAACCTACAGTCACTGGGGATTTAGATactcaaaattttgagaagTTTCCTGAA GTAGATGGCCCACCATCCGTAACAGCAACTGTTGGACCTTGGCGGAAg ATGCTGACATCCAAAGATAACAATTTCATTGGATATACTTTTAAGAAGTCAGACATTCTTACATCTCTTGAAAGTTCGG GCATACCCGAAGAAGATACTCCTAAAATAAACACCTTGGGATGA
- the LOC106763765 gene encoding uncharacterized protein LOC106763765 isoform X2: MTRVKAQTTVFPFCSPSPPLSLLLFIHFLHLPIPIANKNITYIHTYKMNNNFRVTRTPEETPTTSSTFLNPIQGIREIESTMAAEWTDEKHSMYIKSIEASFVNQLYDSKQMRTSFPCKGTSCDPATTSGQFKVLRGGCWQKINFERVNPQTSRINHCHDLTENPWIQHYRSSSKQRSTVAPSLQESVSTSSKVADLGQRKGIPSGSGHLHLCESRVCHKDMLSSDTEMSGQNFVDDEVKGKKQNKKSKVKRQRSLTDAKDNDQLRPFNRTMD; the protein is encoded by the exons ATGACACGTGTAAAAGCGCAGACAACTGTATTCCCTTTTTGTTCACCATCACCGCCCCTTTCTCTCCTCTTATTCATTCATTTCCTTCACCTTCCAATTCCCATTGCAAACAAAAATATCACATACATACATACCTATAAGATGAACAACAATTTCAGAGTAACAAGAACGCCAGAAGAAACTCCAACCACTTCTTCCACCTTCCTCAACCCGATTCAG GGCATTAGAGAGATAGAATCCACAATGGCTGCAGAGTGGACAGATGAGAAACACAGCATGTATATCAAGTCTATAGAAGCATCTTTTGTTAATCAGTTATATGATTCTAAGCAAATGAGGACTTCCTTTCCCTGCAAAGGAACTTCCTGTGACCCTGCTACCACTTCTGGCCAG TTCAAGGTACTTCGTGGCGGGTGTTGgcaaaaaatcaattttgaaagaGTGAATCCGCAAACGAGTAGGATTAACCACTGTCATGATTTGACGGAAAATCCATGGATTCAGCACTATCGATCTTCAAGCAAACAGAGAAGCACAGTTGCTCCATCCCTTCAAGAAAGTGTCAGTACCTCAAGCAAAGTTGCTGATTTAGGCCAAAGGAAAGGAATTCCCTCTGGGTCAGGACATCTTCATTTGTGTGAATCTCGTGTCTGCCATAAAGATATGCTTTCTAGTGACACAG AGATGTCAGGCCAGAACTttgttgatgatgaagtgaaAGGCAAAAAGCAGAATAAAAAAAGCAAAGTGAAACGACAAAGATCTTTAACTGATGCAAAAGACAATGATCAg CTTCGACCCTTCAATCGCACAATGGATTAG
- the LOC106763765 gene encoding uncharacterized protein LOC106763765 isoform X3, which yields MTRVKAQTTVFPFCSPSPPLSLLLFIHFLHLPIPIANKNITYIHTYKMNNNFRVTRTPEETPTTSSTFLNPIQGIREIESTMAAEWTDEKHSMYIKSIEASFVNQLYDSKQMRTSFPCKGTSCDPATTSGQFKVLRGGCWQKINFERVNPQTSRINHCHDLTENPWIQHYRSSSKQRSTVAPSLQESVSTSSKVADLGQRKGIPSGSGHLHLCESRVCHKDMLSSDTEMSGQNFVDDEVKGKKQNKKSKVKRQRSLTDAKDNDQNFQGAK from the exons ATGACACGTGTAAAAGCGCAGACAACTGTATTCCCTTTTTGTTCACCATCACCGCCCCTTTCTCTCCTCTTATTCATTCATTTCCTTCACCTTCCAATTCCCATTGCAAACAAAAATATCACATACATACATACCTATAAGATGAACAACAATTTCAGAGTAACAAGAACGCCAGAAGAAACTCCAACCACTTCTTCCACCTTCCTCAACCCGATTCAG GGCATTAGAGAGATAGAATCCACAATGGCTGCAGAGTGGACAGATGAGAAACACAGCATGTATATCAAGTCTATAGAAGCATCTTTTGTTAATCAGTTATATGATTCTAAGCAAATGAGGACTTCCTTTCCCTGCAAAGGAACTTCCTGTGACCCTGCTACCACTTCTGGCCAG TTCAAGGTACTTCGTGGCGGGTGTTGgcaaaaaatcaattttgaaagaGTGAATCCGCAAACGAGTAGGATTAACCACTGTCATGATTTGACGGAAAATCCATGGATTCAGCACTATCGATCTTCAAGCAAACAGAGAAGCACAGTTGCTCCATCCCTTCAAGAAAGTGTCAGTACCTCAAGCAAAGTTGCTGATTTAGGCCAAAGGAAAGGAATTCCCTCTGGGTCAGGACATCTTCATTTGTGTGAATCTCGTGTCTGCCATAAAGATATGCTTTCTAGTGACACAG AGATGTCAGGCCAGAACTttgttgatgatgaagtgaaAGGCAAAAAGCAGAATAAAAAAAGCAAAGTGAAACGACAAAGATCTTTAACTGATGCAAAAGACAATGATCAg AATTTTCAGGGGGCAAAATAA
- the LOC106763765 gene encoding uncharacterized protein LOC106763765 isoform X1 yields the protein MTRVKAQTTVFPFCSPSPPLSLLLFIHFLHLPIPIANKNITYIHTYKMNNNFRVTRTPEETPTTSSTFLNPIQGIREIESTMAAEWTDEKHSMYIKSIEASFVNQLYDSKQMRTSFPCKGTSCDPATTSGQFKVLRGGCWQKINFERVNPQTSRINHCHDLTENPWIQHYRSSSKQRSTVAPSLQESVSTSSKVADLGQRKGIPSGSGHLHLCESRVCHKDMLSSDTEMSGQNFVDDEVKGKKQNKKSKVKRQRSLTDAKDNDQMVPNRKSSSGGDFTKDFVSA from the exons ATGACACGTGTAAAAGCGCAGACAACTGTATTCCCTTTTTGTTCACCATCACCGCCCCTTTCTCTCCTCTTATTCATTCATTTCCTTCACCTTCCAATTCCCATTGCAAACAAAAATATCACATACATACATACCTATAAGATGAACAACAATTTCAGAGTAACAAGAACGCCAGAAGAAACTCCAACCACTTCTTCCACCTTCCTCAACCCGATTCAG GGCATTAGAGAGATAGAATCCACAATGGCTGCAGAGTGGACAGATGAGAAACACAGCATGTATATCAAGTCTATAGAAGCATCTTTTGTTAATCAGTTATATGATTCTAAGCAAATGAGGACTTCCTTTCCCTGCAAAGGAACTTCCTGTGACCCTGCTACCACTTCTGGCCAG TTCAAGGTACTTCGTGGCGGGTGTTGgcaaaaaatcaattttgaaagaGTGAATCCGCAAACGAGTAGGATTAACCACTGTCATGATTTGACGGAAAATCCATGGATTCAGCACTATCGATCTTCAAGCAAACAGAGAAGCACAGTTGCTCCATCCCTTCAAGAAAGTGTCAGTACCTCAAGCAAAGTTGCTGATTTAGGCCAAAGGAAAGGAATTCCCTCTGGGTCAGGACATCTTCATTTGTGTGAATCTCGTGTCTGCCATAAAGATATGCTTTCTAGTGACACAG AGATGTCAGGCCAGAACTttgttgatgatgaagtgaaAGGCAAAAAGCAGAATAAAAAAAGCAAAGTGAAACGACAAAGATCTTTAACTGATGCAAAAGACAATGATCAg ATGGTACCTAACCGAAAATCTTCTTCTGGTGGAGATTTTACCAAAGATTTCGTTTCTGCTTGA